DNA sequence from the Gordonia polyisoprenivorans genome:
AACGGCGCAGCGCCGCGGTGCACCGGTGGGACGATCTGCCGGTGATCGGTGGACGCGATCTCGAGGCGGGTGGTACCTGGCTCGGTCTCGCACCCGACGGGCACCGGCTGGCCGCGGTGACCAATGTGCGTGACGGGATCGCACAACCGCAGCCGGACAAGCGTTCTCGTGGTGGACTGCCCGTCGACTTCGTGACCGGTACGGGCAGTGCCGCCGATGCCGCGGCAGCCCTTGTCGCGACGGCCGACCGCTATGCCCCGGTGAATCTGCTCGTCGACGACGGAGCCGAGATGTGGTGGGCCACCAACCATCTCGAACCCCGTGCCATGCGGGTGGAGCCGGGAATCCACGGGTTGTCCAACGGGGCACTAGACGAGCCGTGGCCGAAGGTGACGTCCGGGATCGCACAGCTGACCGGCGCGCTGACGTCATCTGACCCGTCGTCGTCCGACCCCGAAGCACTGCTCGACGCCCTGCACGACACCACCGTCGCCGACGACGCCGCGCTGCCGCACACGGGGGTTCCGCTCGACAGCGAGCGCGCACTGTCGGCGATGTTCGTCGACATGGGGGAGTACGGCACCCGGGCCAGTACGGTGGTTCGGATCGCCCCCGACGGCCATGGCGACATCACCGAACGCCGCTACACCCCCGACCAAGGTCCCTCCACCGCGGTGATCACCATCTGATAGCTCGCCACCGGGCTAGATTGCTCGGGTGACCCACGCCGTCCTGGATGTCCTGCCGATCGCCGTCGCCCTGCTCATGGCCTCCCTGCCCCTGGTGATGGTGAGCATGGCGTTGGTCATCAAGCGCACGAGCGTGATCGGATGGTGCTTTCTGCTCGGTTGGCTGACCGGTCTCGCCGCGGTGCTCGTGGTGCTCATCGCGATCGTCGACGTCGGCTCGCTCTCCGGCGGCTCGGGGCCCGCGATGGGCATCGTGGGACTGGTCGCGGGTCTCGCGTTGTTCGGATGGGGAATCCGCAAGTGGCAGAAGGCATGGACGACCGATGGCGCCGAGAGCGAGGTCCCGGGGTGGTACTCGATGATCGAGGAGATCGGTGCCGCGAAGGCCGCCGCATCGGGATTCGGTCTGGCGGCCCTCAACCCGAAGAATCTGCTCATCACGGTGTCGGCGGCCGCCGCGATCGCCGAGGCCACCGCCGACGTCGGGGCTCAGGCGGTGGCGATCGTCGTGTTCGTCCTTGTCGGCAGTCTTGCGGTGGCCGCACCGACAATCGCCACGAGCATTGCCGGCGAGCGCGCCGAACCGACACTGGCGCGACTCGACGCGCTGATCACCCGGCACAATGCGCTGATCGTCGGCACGGTGCTGATCGTGCTGGGCTTTGTGGTGATCACCAATGGGCTGGAGGCGCTGTGACGTCTCACGTCGACGCCTGCGCCCCATCGAGGGAGCGCAGGCGTCGGCGTGCCGAGATCGTCTGGTGATCTCCTCAGTGCGCGGAGAACGGATTCGCGGTGACCGGGATATCCAGGGCGGCACCGACTTCCGGGGTGAAGAGGTGTCCGTCGTGGGTCGACAGTCCGGCGGCCAGCGAGGCGTCGTCGCGGCAGGCCGCCTCCCACCCCTTGTCGGCCAGGCGCAGCACGTACGGCAGGGTGGCGCCGGTGAGGGCCTGGGTCGAGGTGCGCGCAACCGTGCCGGGCATGTTGGCCACGCAGTAGAAGACGCTGTCGTGCACGGTGAAGGTCGGATCGTCGTGGGTGGTGGGGCATGAATCCTCGAAGCAGCCGCCCTGATCGATCGCGATGTCGACCAGCACCGAGCCGGGCTTCATCTGTGCGACAAGGCTGTTGGGTACCAGGACCGGGGCCTTGGCGCCCGGGACGAGAACCGCGCCGATGACCAGATCGGCCTGCTTGATCGCCTCGGCCAGGGCCAGCGACGTGGAGTAACGGGTGTGCACCCGACCACCGAAGCGTGCGTCGATCGCGCGCAGCTTGGTGATGTCGAGATCGAAGACGGTGACCTGGGCGCCCATGCCCATGGCGATGGTCGCAGCGTTCACGCCGCTGACCCCACCGCCGATGACGACGACGTCGGCCGGTTCGGTTCCGGGAACGCCGCCCATGAGGACTCCGCGGCCACCTTCGGACCGCATCAGGTGATAGGCGCCGACCTGCGGGGCGAGCCGACCCGCGACCTCACTCATCGGGGCCAGCAACGGGAGCGAGCCGTCGGCGGCACGGACGGTCTCGTAGGCGATCGAGGTGGTCTTCGACGCGAGCAGCGCGTCGGTGCACGGACGGCTGGCGGCGAGGTGCAGATAGGTGAACAGGGTTTGCCCGGCGCGCATCCGCGAGTATTCGGCGGCGATGGGCTCCTTGACCTTGAGGATCATCTCGGCTTGGTCCCAGACCTGATCGGCGGTCGAGAGGATCTGCGCCCCGGCCTCCTTGAAGTCGTTGTCGGAGATCGCCGATCCGAGTCCGGCGCCGGCCTCGACGACCACCTCGTGGCCGCGGTGGGTCAGCTCGGCGACTCCGGCCGGGGTGGCGGCGACGCGGTACTCGTTGTTCTTGATCTCGGTGGGGATGCCGATACGCATGACGGGTTCTCCTTGACGGTGGTGGTCTGTGGCGCCGACGGTGATGAGCGTCGACCAGGAATGCTCATGGCTGAATGTTCCTCGATGAACTAGCCTCAAGAGTGAAGTAACTTCGGAATCGATACAAGTGACATGAACATGATTCTTGAACTCGTCGGTATGCCGAAGATCCGTCGACCAGGAGGTATTGGATGCCCGACTCGCCGAAGGATGTTCGGCCACAGCTCGACGAGGTCGATCGTCAATTGCTGCGGCACCTGCAGACCGATGCCCGCGTGACCAACAGCGACCTCGCCGCGCGCGTCGGAATCGCCGCATCGACCTGCCACGGTCGCGTCCGACGACTGCGGGATCTCGGCGTGATCCGCGGCTTCTTCGCCGATGTCGATCCGGCGGCGGTGGGTCGCCCGCTGCGTGCGATGGTCGCAGTCAGCCTGCAATCGGATGCCCGCGGTCAGATCCGGAAGTTCGTCGGCGAGATCACCGGCCATGACGAGGTGATCGACGTGTTCTTCCTCGCCGGCTCCGACGATTACCTGCTGCACGTCGCGACCGCCGACACCGAGGAACTGCGTCGCTTCGTGGAGATGCTCAATGCCCGGCGAGAGGTCGCGGGCACGACGACCTCACTGGTGTTCGACCACCGACGCGGCGACGCGCCGATCTACTGACCCGTCTGCGCACCGGTGATTCGACGTCCTCGTCCACCGGGGCGCGGCGCCTGCGGGCGGGCCCGTCGACCCGTCCCCATAGACTTGACGCGGGCCCAACCGGGTCGTACGCGGCAACCCGTCGAGGAAAGGCTGACATGGCGCAGGGCATCAGGGTTGGGGTTTTCGGCTCCAACGGCAAGGTCGGCAAGGCGATCGTGTCGGGCGTCGAGGCGGCCGACGACCTCACCTACACCGTCGGTGTCGACAAGGGCGACGCCCCGGAGTTCTTCACCGACACCGACACCCAGGTCGTCGTCGACTTCACCCACCCCGACGTGGTGATGGACAACCTGAAGTTCCTCATCGGCAACGGGATTCACGCCGTGGTCGGGACCACCGGCTTCACCGACGAGCGCCTGGCGCAGGTACGCGAATGGCTGGCCGAGGCACCCGGCGTGGGGGTGCTCATCGCGCCGAACTTCGCGATCGGCGCAGTTCTGTGCATGCGCTTCGCCCAACAGGCCGCCCGCTTCTACGACTCCGTCGAGGTGATCGAACTGCACCACGCGGCCAAGGCCGACGCCCCCTCGGGCACCGCCTATCGCACCGCGTCGTTGATCGCCGAGGCCCGCGCGGCCGCCGGCGTCGGCCCCAGCCCCGACGCCACGACCGCCGAACTCGACGGTGCGCGCGGTGCCGAGGTCGACGGTGTGCGCGTGCACTCGGTGCGCCTCGCCGGTCTCGTCGCCCACCAGGAGGTCCTGCTCGGCACGGAGGGCGAGACCCTGACCATCCGTCACGACTCGCTGGATCGCACGTCGTTCGTCCCGGGTGTGCTGCTCGGCGTGCGCAGCATCGGTGACCGGCCGGGTCTGACCGTCGGTCTCGACGACCTCATGGACCTGTAGGGCGCCGCTCATGGCTCCCGACCCCGATCCGTCCCGTTCCGATCCGGCCCGATCGGATGCGGAACAGTCGTCCGCGCGGCCCAAGAAGGCCCGCGAGCGCGACGCCCGCCCGATCGTGTGGATGATCGCATTTCTCGTCATCGCGATGTGCGTGTACTTCGTGCTGCTCGGGAAGCGTGGCGTCGACCTGATCACCAGCGGGACCGCGGCCGGCATCGGCATCGGGATCGGCGTGTTGATCCTGCCGTTCCTGGGGATCTGGATGATCGTGGCCACCCTGCGGGCCGGTATTGAGCATCAGCGGCTGGCGCGCGCGATCGCCGAGGAGGGACGTGAACTCGACGTCTCCGACATGCCGCGCCGACCGTCCGGCCGCATCGAACGCGATGCCGCCGACGCGCTGTTCGCCCAGGTGCGCCAGGAGTGGGAGGCCGACCCGAATGACTGGCGCAACACCTACCGCATCGCCCGCGCCTACGACTACGCCGGCGACCGGAGCCGCGCCCGGGAAATGATGAAACGTGCTGTCGCGCAATACCGCGGGCGAGTGTGATGGCAACACTGCTGATCGTGCACCACACCCCGTCGCCGCACTGTCAGGCGATGTTCGAGGCAGTCGTCTCCGGTGCCACCGATCCCGACATCACCGGAGTCGAGGTGATGCGCCGGGCGGCGCTGTCGGTGTCGGCCAGTGACTTCCTCGACGCGGACGGCTACGTATTGGGGAGCCCGGCAAACCTCGGCTCGATCTCGGGTGCCCTCAAGCATTTGAGTTGCGATAACCCCGCTATTACGTGTTCTTGGAGGTCGGCGGCATGAAGCGCTTGCTGATCATCCATCACACGCCCTCGCCGCACTGTCAGGCGATGTTCGAGGCGGTCGTGAGCGGTGCGACCGACCCGGAGATCGAGGGCGTCGAGGTGGTGCGCCGGGCGGCGCTGTCGGTGTCGACGAGCGACTTCCTCGACGCGGACGGCTACGTGCTGGGCAGCCCGGCGAACCTCGGCTCGATTTCAGGTGCTCTCAAGCACGCCTTCGACTGTTCGTACTACCAGATCCTCGACTCGACGCGGGGCCGACCGTTCGGGCTGTACCTGCACGGCAACGAGGGCACCGAGGGTGCGGAGACCGCTGTCGACCGGATCACCGCCGGGCTCGGCTGGGAGAAGGCCGCCGAGTACGTCATCGCGTCGAACAAGCCCGACAAGACGGTGCTGGAGCGGTGCTGGGAGCTGGGGGCGACGGTCGCCGCCGGTCTGATGGGGTAGGCACCGCGTCACTGCGGTTGCCACCCGTCATTGAG
Encoded proteins:
- a CDS encoding NRDE family protein, which encodes MCLILFALAVDPSHRLVLAANRDEFHQRRSAAVHRWDDLPVIGGRDLEAGGTWLGLAPDGHRLAAVTNVRDGIAQPQPDKRSRGGLPVDFVTGTGSAADAAAALVATADRYAPVNLLVDDGAEMWWATNHLEPRAMRVEPGIHGLSNGALDEPWPKVTSGIAQLTGALTSSDPSSSDPEALLDALHDTTVADDAALPHTGVPLDSERALSAMFVDMGEYGTRASTVVRIAPDGHGDITERRYTPDQGPSTAVITI
- a CDS encoding GAP family protein, which encodes MTHAVLDVLPIAVALLMASLPLVMVSMALVIKRTSVIGWCFLLGWLTGLAAVLVVLIAIVDVGSLSGGSGPAMGIVGLVAGLALFGWGIRKWQKAWTTDGAESEVPGWYSMIEEIGAAKAAASGFGLAALNPKNLLITVSAAAAIAEATADVGAQAVAIVVFVLVGSLAVAAPTIATSIAGERAEPTLARLDALITRHNALIVGTVLIVLGFVVITNGLEAL
- the ald gene encoding alanine dehydrogenase, whose product is MRIGIPTEIKNNEYRVAATPAGVAELTHRGHEVVVEAGAGLGSAISDNDFKEAGAQILSTADQVWDQAEMILKVKEPIAAEYSRMRAGQTLFTYLHLAASRPCTDALLASKTTSIAYETVRAADGSLPLLAPMSEVAGRLAPQVGAYHLMRSEGGRGVLMGGVPGTEPADVVVIGGGVSGVNAATIAMGMGAQVTVFDLDITKLRAIDARFGGRVHTRYSTSLALAEAIKQADLVIGAVLVPGAKAPVLVPNSLVAQMKPGSVLVDIAIDQGGCFEDSCPTTHDDPTFTVHDSVFYCVANMPGTVARTSTQALTGATLPYVLRLADKGWEAACRDDASLAAGLSTHDGHLFTPEVGAALDIPVTANPFSAH
- a CDS encoding Lrp/AsnC family transcriptional regulator, with the protein product MPDSPKDVRPQLDEVDRQLLRHLQTDARVTNSDLAARVGIAASTCHGRVRRLRDLGVIRGFFADVDPAAVGRPLRAMVAVSLQSDARGQIRKFVGEITGHDEVIDVFFLAGSDDYLLHVATADTEELRRFVEMLNARREVAGTTTSLVFDHRRGDAPIY
- the dapB gene encoding 4-hydroxy-tetrahydrodipicolinate reductase → MAQGIRVGVFGSNGKVGKAIVSGVEAADDLTYTVGVDKGDAPEFFTDTDTQVVVDFTHPDVVMDNLKFLIGNGIHAVVGTTGFTDERLAQVREWLAEAPGVGVLIAPNFAIGAVLCMRFAQQAARFYDSVEVIELHHAAKADAPSGTAYRTASLIAEARAAAGVGPSPDATTAELDGARGAEVDGVRVHSVRLAGLVAHQEVLLGTEGETLTIRHDSLDRTSFVPGVLLGVRSIGDRPGLTVGLDDLMDL
- a CDS encoding flavodoxin family protein yields the protein MKRLLIIHHTPSPHCQAMFEAVVSGATDPEIEGVEVVRRAALSVSTSDFLDADGYVLGSPANLGSISGALKHAFDCSYYQILDSTRGRPFGLYLHGNEGTEGAETAVDRITAGLGWEKAAEYVIASNKPDKTVLERCWELGATVAAGLMG